In Sporosarcina sp. PTS2304, a genomic segment contains:
- a CDS encoding SpoIVB peptidase S55 domain-containing protein: MGWNRSFKTFFAVVLMLCFVPVNGYAQEESLIPMGHSIGIQMDLSGIYVTSDVSVDQQHLLKKGDIIQRLNGAETKQLVHFERAIQKQMPATMTLDILRNGEKKTLQADSSLIKRVTPFLKDRTEGTGTLTYVDPKTGTYGALGHQIIDSTLQTAPSFEKGAIYLSEISQIKKSSPGFPGYKISSIIDQNNLLGTIRINNVYGIFGSWKNAYHKVLAEPLEIMHPVELKIGPAEIFTTVQGSSVEKFSIRITKIEEEQFHILLTDPILLKKTGGILQGMSGSPVIQNGKFVGAITHMFVDEPEKGAALFLKTMRTHER; this comes from the coding sequence ATGGGATGGAATCGATCGTTTAAAACGTTTTTTGCTGTAGTCTTGATGCTCTGTTTTGTGCCTGTCAATGGCTATGCCCAAGAAGAATCGCTCATTCCGATGGGACATTCCATTGGTATTCAAATGGATTTAAGTGGGATCTACGTGACGAGTGATGTCAGCGTAGACCAACAGCACTTGTTGAAGAAAGGGGATATTATTCAACGACTGAATGGTGCGGAAACGAAACAATTAGTCCATTTCGAACGTGCCATTCAAAAACAAATGCCCGCTACGATGACTCTCGACATTTTGCGTAATGGAGAAAAGAAAACACTCCAAGCAGATTCGTCGCTCATTAAGCGTGTCACACCATTCCTTAAAGACCGCACAGAAGGTACGGGTACGTTAACGTATGTGGATCCGAAGACAGGGACGTACGGTGCGCTAGGTCACCAAATCATCGACAGTACGTTGCAGACTGCTCCGTCTTTTGAAAAAGGGGCCATTTATTTGTCGGAGATTAGTCAAATTAAGAAAAGCTCCCCTGGATTTCCTGGTTATAAAATTTCGTCTATCATTGATCAGAATAACTTGCTCGGAACGATTCGGATCAATAATGTGTATGGTATTTTTGGAAGTTGGAAAAATGCTTATCATAAAGTGTTGGCCGAGCCGCTCGAAATTATGCATCCCGTGGAGTTAAAGATCGGTCCTGCAGAAATTTTCACTACGGTGCAAGGGTCGAGTGTGGAGAAATTTTCGATTCGAATTACGAAAATTGAAGAAGAGCAATTCCATATTCTCTTAACGGATCCGATTTTATTGAAGAAAACAGGCGGTATTTTACAAGGTATGAGTGGTAGTCCTGTGATCCAGAATGGAAAGTTTGTCGGTGCGATTACGCATATGTTTGTGGACGAGCCAGAAAAAGGCGCGGCGCTTTTTCTGAAGACGATGCGGACGCATGAAAGATAA
- the spo0A gene encoding sporulation transcription factor Spo0A, with the protein MENVKIAIVDDNKELVKTMMSYFEKHPQVDVIWTANNGQICLSMLEKERPDILLLDIIMPHLDGIGVLETLNETNAMGDMQIMMLTAFGQETVMSQAASLGASYFMLKPFEPERLVSQIFKVAGKPKNNTQSFIVQEPAQTTGVVTQKVLDTAITSMIKEIGVPAHIKGYAFLREGITMVYNDVDLLGSVTKILYPDIAKKYNTTPSRVERAIRHAIEVAWNRGNYDLISKTFGYTVHHLKSKPTNSEFIAMIADKIRLEHMVS; encoded by the coding sequence ATGGAAAACGTGAAAATTGCAATAGTGGACGATAATAAAGAACTTGTGAAAACGATGATGTCTTATTTTGAGAAACATCCGCAAGTAGATGTGATTTGGACAGCGAATAATGGACAAATTTGTTTGTCGATGCTGGAAAAAGAACGTCCGGATATTCTGTTATTGGATATTATCATGCCGCATTTGGATGGTATCGGGGTGCTGGAAACTTTGAACGAAACAAATGCAATGGGGGACATGCAAATCATGATGCTTACGGCGTTTGGTCAGGAAACCGTTATGTCTCAGGCAGCGAGTTTAGGCGCTTCGTATTTTATGTTAAAGCCGTTTGAACCCGAGCGTTTGGTCAGCCAAATATTTAAAGTGGCAGGTAAGCCGAAAAATAATACGCAGTCATTTATCGTTCAAGAACCCGCGCAGACGACAGGGGTAGTGACGCAAAAAGTGTTAGATACGGCGATTACGTCGATGATTAAAGAGATCGGAGTGCCGGCGCATATTAAGGGGTACGCGTTTTTACGTGAAGGGATTACGATGGTGTATAACGATGTAGACTTGTTAGGGTCTGTGACAAAAATACTGTATCCGGATATCGCAAAAAAGTACAATACGACACCTTCTCGTGTAGAGCGAGCGATTCGACATGCGATTGAAGTTGCTTGGAATCGCGGGAATTATGATTTGATTTCCAAAACATTCGGCTATACGGTGCATCATTTGAAAAGCAAACCGACGAATAGTGAGTTCATCGCGATGATTGCGGATAAGATTCGTTTGGAGCATATGGTGAGCTAA